In Arthrobacter alpinus, a single window of DNA contains:
- the sufD gene encoding Fe-S cluster assembly protein SufD, whose translation MTELTQEQETDSKVWSQGFIKGMTEEGESLSEINPESGPLGGSAAKAHSHGGDSHGGGIGVPDSSRAGRLTSYKLADFPAITGREEEWRFTPLKRLRGLDRVGIKGMVLNGPAPVVEVSKPEGVTVETVGRDDARIGTAGIPEDRVAAAAWENFSEATVVTLPAEFAGNAENVTTLTLTGQGDTPAAAHILVHAMKFATGVVVLDHRGSAVLSENVEILVEDGANLTVVSIQDWNDDAVHASAQHILVGRDAKVKHVVINLGGNLLRTTPAARYSGTGAEVEMYGLYFADAGQHLEQRLFVDHSTKNCKSRVTYKGALQGDNAHAVWIGDVLIRKQAEGTDTYEMNRNLILTQGARADSVPNLEIETGMIEGAGHASATGRFDDEQLFYLQARGIAEDVARRLVVRGFLNEVIQRIQVPALEERLRESVERELAATPQ comes from the coding sequence ATGACCGAGCTCACACAAGAACAAGAAACAGATTCCAAGGTCTGGTCCCAGGGCTTCATCAAGGGCATGACCGAAGAAGGCGAAAGCCTCTCAGAGATCAACCCCGAATCAGGTCCGCTCGGCGGCAGCGCCGCCAAGGCGCACAGCCATGGCGGCGACAGCCACGGTGGCGGGATCGGCGTACCGGACAGTTCTCGCGCCGGCCGCCTGACCTCCTACAAGCTTGCAGACTTCCCGGCCATCACCGGCCGTGAGGAAGAGTGGCGTTTCACCCCGCTCAAGCGCCTCCGTGGCCTGGACCGCGTTGGCATCAAGGGCATGGTGCTGAACGGCCCCGCCCCCGTGGTCGAAGTTTCAAAGCCAGAAGGTGTCACCGTAGAGACGGTTGGCCGCGACGATGCCCGCATCGGAACTGCCGGCATCCCTGAAGATCGCGTGGCTGCCGCCGCATGGGAGAACTTCAGCGAAGCCACCGTTGTCACGCTGCCCGCCGAATTCGCCGGCAACGCCGAAAACGTCACCACGTTGACGCTCACGGGCCAAGGAGACACTCCCGCCGCCGCACACATCCTGGTTCACGCCATGAAGTTTGCCACCGGCGTTGTTGTCCTGGACCACCGCGGCTCCGCCGTACTGAGTGAGAACGTTGAGATCCTCGTCGAGGACGGTGCCAACCTTACGGTTGTCAGCATCCAAGACTGGAACGACGACGCCGTACACGCCAGCGCCCAGCACATTTTGGTTGGCCGCGACGCGAAGGTCAAGCACGTGGTCATCAACCTCGGTGGCAACCTGCTGCGCACCACTCCGGCAGCCCGTTACAGCGGCACCGGTGCGGAAGTTGAAATGTACGGTCTGTACTTTGCCGACGCCGGCCAGCACCTTGAACAGCGTCTGTTTGTGGATCACTCCACGAAGAACTGCAAATCCCGTGTCACCTACAAGGGTGCCTTGCAGGGCGACAACGCTCACGCCGTCTGGATTGGCGATGTGCTGATCCGCAAGCAGGCTGAAGGCACCGATACCTACGAGATGAACCGCAACCTCATCCTGACCCAGGGTGCGCGCGCCGATTCGGTGCCGAACCTGGAAATTGAGACTGGCATGATCGAAGGAGCCGGACACGCAAGTGCCACCGGCCGCTTCGATGATGAGCAGCTGTTCTACCTCCAGGCACGTGGCATTGCCGAAGACGTGGCCCGCCGTCTGGTGGTTCGCGGCTTCCTGAACGAGGTCATCCAGCGCATTCAGGTACCTGCCCTCGAAGAGCGTCTGCGCGAATCCGTGGAACGCGAATTGGCGGCGACACCACAGTGA
- the sufB gene encoding Fe-S cluster assembly protein SufB, producing MTDQLAQDVSANGEVADATNHDILERNPELEGLGNYAFGWSDKNAASDNARRGLSEEVVRDISSKKGEPQWMLDLRLKGLKYFDRKPMPTWGADLSGIDFDNIKYFVRSTEKQAGTWEELPEDIRNTYEKLGIPEAERNRLVGGVTAQYESEVVYHQIREDLEAQGVIFTDTDTALREYPEIFQEYFGTMIPVGDNKFASLNTAVWSGGSFVYVPPGVHVEIPLQAYFRINTENMGQFERTLIIADEGSYVHYIEGCTAPIYTSDSLHSAVVEIVVKKNARVRYTTIQNWSNNVYNLVTKRAIAHEGATMEWVDGNIGSKVTMKYPAVYLVGEHAKGETLSVAFAGEGQHQDTGSKMVHIAPNTQSSIISKSVARGGGRAAYRGLVQIREGATHSANTVRCDALLVDNISRSDTYPYVDVREDDVSMGHEATVSKVSEEQLFYLQSRGMPEDEAMAMIVRGFIEPIAKELPMEYALELNRLIELQMEGAVG from the coding sequence ATGACGGATCAATTAGCGCAGGATGTAAGCGCCAATGGTGAGGTGGCAGACGCCACCAACCACGACATCCTCGAGAGAAACCCCGAACTTGAGGGCCTGGGCAACTATGCCTTCGGTTGGTCGGATAAAAACGCGGCCAGCGACAATGCCCGTCGCGGCCTGAGCGAAGAAGTTGTTCGCGACATCTCTTCCAAGAAGGGCGAGCCCCAGTGGATGCTGGATCTGCGCCTGAAGGGCCTGAAGTACTTTGACCGCAAGCCCATGCCCACCTGGGGTGCAGACCTCTCAGGCATCGACTTCGACAACATCAAGTACTTTGTCCGCTCCACCGAGAAGCAGGCCGGTACCTGGGAAGAACTTCCCGAAGATATCCGCAACACGTACGAGAAGCTGGGCATCCCCGAAGCTGAGCGTAACCGCCTGGTCGGTGGCGTCACGGCTCAGTACGAGTCCGAGGTTGTCTACCACCAGATCCGCGAGGACCTGGAAGCACAGGGCGTCATCTTCACCGACACCGACACCGCGTTGCGCGAATACCCGGAGATCTTCCAGGAATACTTCGGCACCATGATTCCGGTGGGCGATAACAAGTTCGCCTCCTTGAACACCGCAGTCTGGTCCGGTGGATCCTTCGTCTACGTCCCCCCGGGCGTCCACGTGGAAATTCCGTTGCAGGCCTACTTCCGCATCAACACCGAGAACATGGGCCAGTTTGAGCGCACGCTCATCATCGCCGATGAAGGCAGCTACGTTCACTACATTGAAGGCTGCACGGCGCCGATTTACACCTCGGACTCCCTGCACTCGGCAGTCGTCGAGATCGTGGTGAAGAAGAACGCCCGCGTTCGCTACACCACCATCCAGAACTGGTCCAACAACGTGTACAACCTGGTCACCAAGCGTGCCATCGCACACGAAGGCGCCACCATGGAGTGGGTCGATGGCAACATCGGTTCCAAGGTCACCATGAAGTACCCGGCCGTCTACCTTGTTGGAGAGCATGCCAAGGGCGAGACACTGTCGGTTGCTTTCGCCGGCGAAGGCCAGCACCAGGACACCGGATCCAAGATGGTCCACATTGCCCCGAACACGCAGTCCTCGATCATCTCGAAGTCTGTTGCCCGTGGCGGTGGACGTGCCGCCTACCGTGGCTTGGTCCAAATTCGTGAAGGTGCCACACACTCCGCCAACACCGTGCGTTGCGATGCGCTCCTGGTGGACAACATCTCCCGCTCGGACACCTACCCCTATGTTGACGTTCGTGAAGACGATGTCTCCATGGGTCACGAGGCCACAGTGTCCAAGGTCAGCGAAGAGCAGCTGTTCTACCTCCAGTCCCGCGGAATGCCGGAAGACGAGGCCATGGCCATGATTGTGCGCGGCTTCATCGAGCCGATCGCCAAGGAACTGCCCATGGAATACGCGCTCGAACTGAACCGCCTGATCGAACTGCAGATGGAAGGGGCCGTCGGCTAA
- a CDS encoding class I adenylate-forming enzyme family protein encodes MKTMPFIDELKHWAATHGDRNAVVVGESRLTYGQLLGGAQTQPNASGTDSLAIIEVPSSTELAVAFCAAVLEGRTAMVLDAQWPQGLRAQLRQAAADWSARQMTLDRGAAAAPPFLLGLSSGTSGVPKAFVRNAASWHESFVQSVEYFHLGPESVTLAPGPMAASMNLYALSESLFAGGGFVALPHFSPDAALQAMTEHNVDRLVLVPTVLGLIASRGLATGQTGQELRSIVCAGSDLPDATLALARSWAPNADIQQYYGAAELGFVAATSMQKPDLNQDAQGVGTAFPGVQISIRDDAGEELEPGQSGDVWVKGPYACDGYAWGDDGMAFTSQTFAGSGLPAGHNAALWSTVRDQGFLDAEGRLNLSGRASDMVIVSGTNVYPHHVERVLSAALKSEPPVRGATIGTDGEVPVPCTAVVAGLPDERRGQVLIAGIYAPLTEHFPLAEVRRAASSLPAAQRPQQFYQLSDLPLTGSGKISRIVLTQWIKEGDSRATRIR; translated from the coding sequence ATGAAAACAATGCCATTCATCGATGAACTCAAACACTGGGCCGCCACCCACGGGGACCGCAACGCCGTCGTGGTGGGGGAGAGCCGGCTAACGTACGGTCAGCTCCTCGGGGGCGCCCAAACGCAGCCAAACGCCTCCGGCACGGACAGCCTTGCCATCATCGAGGTACCCAGCAGCACCGAACTTGCCGTGGCTTTCTGCGCTGCAGTCCTCGAGGGCAGGACCGCCATGGTCCTGGACGCGCAATGGCCCCAGGGTTTGCGGGCGCAGCTGCGACAAGCGGCCGCAGATTGGTCTGCACGGCAAATGACCCTGGACAGGGGAGCAGCGGCGGCACCCCCGTTCCTCCTGGGGCTCTCCTCTGGAACCAGCGGCGTTCCGAAAGCCTTTGTGCGCAATGCGGCGTCCTGGCATGAGTCGTTTGTGCAAAGCGTTGAGTACTTTCACCTTGGACCGGAATCGGTCACCCTGGCCCCGGGGCCCATGGCTGCCAGCATGAACCTCTATGCCTTGTCGGAGTCGCTCTTTGCCGGAGGTGGCTTCGTGGCGCTTCCGCACTTCAGTCCAGATGCTGCATTGCAGGCCATGACTGAGCACAACGTGGACCGTCTGGTTCTTGTGCCCACGGTCCTGGGCTTGATCGCCAGCCGCGGCCTTGCAACGGGGCAAACCGGGCAGGAGCTTCGTTCGATTGTCTGTGCTGGCTCGGACCTGCCGGATGCGACGCTGGCGCTAGCCCGATCGTGGGCGCCCAATGCTGACATTCAGCAATATTATGGTGCTGCCGAGCTAGGGTTTGTCGCGGCCACCTCGATGCAAAAGCCAGACCTCAACCAGGACGCACAAGGTGTGGGGACGGCTTTCCCCGGCGTGCAAATCTCCATCAGGGATGACGCGGGGGAAGAACTGGAACCCGGGCAATCGGGCGATGTCTGGGTGAAGGGACCCTACGCCTGCGATGGATACGCCTGGGGTGACGACGGGATGGCCTTTACCTCCCAAACATTCGCTGGTTCCGGTCTGCCGGCCGGTCATAATGCGGCACTGTGGTCCACCGTGCGGGACCAAGGATTCTTGGACGCCGAGGGGCGGCTGAATTTGTCCGGACGAGCCAGTGACATGGTCATTGTCTCGGGAACCAACGTATACCCACACCACGTGGAGCGGGTCCTTTCAGCAGCGTTGAAGAGTGAGCCGCCGGTGCGAGGGGCCACTATTGGAACTGATGGGGAGGTCCCCGTCCCGTGTACGGCTGTTGTGGCGGGCCTACCGGATGAGCGGCGCGGCCAAGTCCTCATCGCCGGGATTTACGCACCGCTCACGGAACACTTTCCACTTGCTGAGGTCCGGCGAGCAGCCTCATCACTACCAGCAGCCCAGCGCCCCCAACAGTTTTATCAGCTCAGCGACTTGCCGCTGACCGGTAGCGGCAAGATCAGCCGCATAGTGCTGACTCAATGGATCAAGGAAGGGGACTCCCGTGCCACGCGCATTCGCTAG
- a CDS encoding ABC transporter permease: MSTLFHDAPSGRPATLARRIISQGRYEAATMLRNGEQLVLMAVMPLLGLLALVATPILDDMGQPRVAIATPGILALCALSTAFTGQGIATGFDRRYGVLRFLSTTPLGKGGLIAGKCIAVLVVLALQSVLISTVAAFMGWRPPVAGVLLGIPLLILGAAAFTALGLLIAGTVRPEATLAITNLGWILLAAVGGIVLPAGKFSSSLEGLVQWLPSGALGNLMRAALIESRLDVWGLIILLAWAAVAAVAALKWFKWN; this comes from the coding sequence ATGAGCACCTTATTTCACGACGCGCCCTCGGGCCGGCCCGCCACCCTGGCCCGACGGATCATCAGCCAAGGCCGCTACGAAGCCGCCACGATGTTGCGCAATGGCGAGCAATTGGTGCTGATGGCTGTCATGCCCCTGCTGGGACTTCTAGCCTTGGTGGCGACACCCATCCTTGATGACATGGGCCAGCCCCGAGTCGCCATTGCAACACCTGGCATCTTGGCGCTGTGCGCCCTGTCGACGGCGTTTACCGGCCAAGGCATAGCCACAGGCTTTGACCGCCGCTACGGCGTGCTGCGCTTCCTCTCAACGACGCCGCTGGGCAAAGGCGGTTTGATCGCAGGGAAGTGCATTGCGGTTTTGGTTGTCCTGGCGCTCCAGAGCGTGCTCATATCAACTGTGGCAGCATTCATGGGCTGGCGACCGCCGGTGGCCGGCGTGCTCCTTGGCATCCCGCTCTTAATCCTTGGCGCAGCCGCCTTTACCGCCCTTGGCCTGCTGATCGCCGGAACAGTGCGGCCCGAGGCTACTCTCGCCATTACCAACCTTGGCTGGATTCTGCTGGCGGCCGTTGGCGGCATTGTCCTGCCTGCCGGAAAGTTCTCCAGCTCCTTGGAGGGACTCGTGCAGTGGCTTCCCTCCGGCGCTCTGGGAAACCTGATGAGAGCGGCCTTGATCGAGAGCCGCCTTGATGTGTGGGGCTTGATTATTTTGCTGGCATGGGCAGCGGTTGCAGCCGTTGCCGCGCTTAAGTGGTTCAAATGGAATTGA
- a CDS encoding metal-sulfur cluster assembly factor: MTDISETSAASVAGQTNLEDVEEALRDVIDPELGVNVVDLGLLYGLRYGEDGALLLDMTLTTAACPLQDVIEEQVEASLGPIVDEWRINWVWMPPWGPEKITDDGRDQMRALGFNI, encoded by the coding sequence ATGACTGACATCAGCGAAACAAGTGCAGCCAGCGTTGCTGGACAAACTAACCTGGAAGACGTTGAAGAAGCCCTGCGGGACGTCATTGACCCCGAACTGGGCGTCAATGTTGTAGACCTGGGCTTGCTCTACGGCTTGCGTTACGGCGAAGACGGCGCCCTGCTGTTGGACATGACGCTCACCACGGCAGCCTGCCCCCTGCAGGACGTCATCGAGGAACAAGTGGAAGCATCACTTGGCCCCATCGTTGACGAATGGCGCATCAACTGGGTGTGGATGCCGCCGTGGGGTCCGGAGAAGATCACCGACGACGGCCGCGACCAGATGCGGGCACTCGGCTTCAACATCTAG
- a CDS encoding helix-turn-helix transcriptional regulator — protein sequence MSQHVDTGANPGIEPDERTRDRVLTAVLEQGPVSAAQLGSLLGLTPAAVRRHLDTLTREGIIEVKLISNAKTGAGRPARRYVVSRQGQTEIGDDYLEIASLALAEIAKTSGEAGVIEFAQRRFAKMEATYQSVVDAAGADVAARSKALAMALNKDRFVATSNSLNPGSAMAAEQLCQGHCPIQELASSFPEFCDAETQVFSRLIGVDVRRLSTMASGGHVCTTHVPTGRAVVRKLTPAVVESAPVSGRTVRIERPSNFVSKHQQERP from the coding sequence ATGAGTCAGCATGTAGACACCGGGGCCAACCCGGGAATCGAGCCTGACGAACGTACCCGAGACCGTGTCCTGACGGCGGTGCTTGAACAAGGCCCCGTCAGTGCCGCGCAACTTGGCAGCCTTCTGGGGCTGACTCCAGCAGCGGTGCGCAGGCATCTTGATACCTTGACCCGTGAGGGAATCATTGAGGTAAAGCTCATCAGCAACGCCAAGACCGGCGCCGGTAGACCGGCTCGCCGCTACGTGGTGTCCCGCCAGGGGCAAACCGAAATTGGTGACGACTACCTTGAGATCGCTTCGCTTGCCTTGGCTGAGATTGCCAAGACCAGCGGAGAAGCTGGTGTGATTGAATTCGCGCAGCGCAGGTTCGCCAAGATGGAAGCCACCTACCAGTCAGTTGTTGACGCTGCCGGTGCTGACGTTGCTGCCCGGTCCAAGGCGCTTGCCATGGCCTTGAACAAGGATCGCTTTGTTGCGACGTCCAATTCCTTGAATCCAGGTTCGGCCATGGCAGCTGAACAACTGTGCCAAGGGCATTGCCCCATTCAGGAACTTGCCAGTTCCTTCCCCGAATTTTGCGATGCCGAGACCCAGGTTTTTTCCCGGCTCATCGGCGTCGATGTGCGCAGGCTCTCCACCATGGCAAGTGGCGGACACGTCTGCACCACCCACGTTCCGACAGGGCGCGCAGTTGTCCGCAAGTTGACCCCGGCGGTCGTCGAGTCCGCTCCGGTATCAGGGCGAACAGTGCGCATTGAACGCCCATCGAATTTTGTTTCCAAACATCAGCAAGAAAGGCCGTGA
- a CDS encoding ABC transporter ATP-binding protein — MTNTFSPALEISGLIKDVGPVPGLDGRMKRVVSNISLTAHFGAVTALLGANGAGKTTTIECAQGLQVRTGGEISLLGQDPQNADAGLRARVGVMLQDGGLPPSARPVALLRHVATLYENPLSVDALVERLGIAEFADTNIRRLSGGQKQRVSLAASLIGNPEVLFLDEPSAGLDPQSRLMVFELIRELRDSGKAIVLTTHLLDDAQRLADYVYIVDKGASVAQGTVQELLEQSTAALSKRVMTFEATPHLNVDALLRPGISCTETRPGSYSIAGDLEPSDLGRFGTWCTQNAIMPTSVHLASQSLEDVFLSISGAGNNHETMGIS; from the coding sequence GTGACAAACACATTTTCCCCTGCCCTGGAGATCTCTGGGCTCATCAAGGACGTGGGACCCGTTCCGGGTCTGGATGGCCGGATGAAGCGCGTCGTTTCCAACATTAGCCTGACCGCCCACTTTGGTGCAGTGACGGCGCTGCTTGGCGCCAACGGTGCCGGCAAGACCACCACGATCGAATGCGCCCAAGGGCTTCAAGTGCGCACCGGGGGTGAAATTTCCCTGCTTGGCCAGGACCCGCAAAATGCCGACGCCGGTCTCCGCGCCAGGGTGGGTGTCATGCTCCAGGACGGCGGGCTCCCGCCGTCGGCGCGACCCGTTGCCTTGCTACGCCATGTTGCCACCCTGTACGAGAACCCGCTCAGTGTTGATGCGCTGGTTGAACGATTGGGCATCGCTGAATTCGCCGACACCAACATCCGCCGCCTCTCCGGAGGGCAAAAGCAGCGCGTGTCCTTGGCCGCCAGTCTCATAGGCAATCCTGAGGTTCTCTTTCTGGATGAGCCAAGCGCTGGCCTTGACCCACAATCGCGGCTCATGGTTTTCGAATTGATCCGGGAACTTCGCGATAGCGGCAAGGCCATCGTCTTGACCACCCACCTTCTTGATGACGCCCAGCGCCTGGCCGATTACGTCTACATCGTCGACAAGGGCGCATCTGTGGCCCAAGGCACCGTGCAGGAGCTCCTGGAGCAGTCAACGGCAGCCCTGAGCAAGCGCGTCATGACCTTTGAAGCAACGCCGCATCTGAACGTGGATGCTTTGCTGCGCCCCGGCATCAGTTGCACCGAAACCAGGCCTGGCAGCTACAGCATCGCCGGTGACCTGGAGCCTTCGGACCTTGGCCGATTCGGCACATGGTGTACGCAGAACGCCATCATGCCGACCTCGGTGCATTTGGCCTCCCAGTCCCTTGAGGACGTCTTCCTGTCCATTTCAGGTGCAGGCAACAACCACGAAACCATGGGGATTTCATGA
- a CDS encoding non-heme iron oxygenase ferredoxin subunit — MSESSAPAGVVVCQADDVQVKSSLLVEVDDYPIAIVRDSYGELHAIGDTCSHAEISLSEGDVEDGTIECWAHGSSFDLTTGQPLTLPAFEPVPVFALSIHGSDVYVDVTNILNGVSAQ, encoded by the coding sequence GTGAGTGAATCCTCCGCGCCAGCCGGCGTTGTTGTCTGCCAAGCCGACGATGTACAGGTGAAATCATCCTTGCTCGTTGAGGTTGACGATTACCCCATCGCCATTGTGCGGGATTCCTACGGGGAACTCCACGCAATCGGGGACACCTGCTCACACGCAGAAATTTCCCTCAGCGAAGGCGACGTGGAGGACGGCACCATCGAATGCTGGGCACATGGCAGCTCCTTCGACCTGACCACAGGTCAGCCGCTGACATTGCCCGCATTCGAGCCCGTGCCCGTCTTTGCCCTGAGCATTCACGGCAGCGACGTCTATGTGGACGTCACCAACATTCTTAATGGCGTCAGCGCGCAGTAG
- a CDS encoding thiolase family protein, whose protein sequence is MPRAFASPPETTPVIIAAKRLPTAKAGGPYKNYRAHQLAAAAIADIMREPGIAGESIADVIIGNATGGGGNVARLAALTAGLPEQIPGLTVDRQCGSGLEAIVLACRLVQAGAGELYLAGGAESISTAPARAYRGPDGELEFFERAQFAPYETGDPDAGEAAENVATYYGISRARQDSYALQSHARATAAARNGHFTQELTPFAGVEADQGPRGHLTPELLARFPAAFVPGGTVTAGNSCPYSDGAAVVAVTTLARARTLASQVEAAKGGVVPGGSAVGLVFRDSAVTGNDPNLLGVAAAHSTRDLMARTGMTTGELRNSMLEYNEAFAAQVLATADLLELDPNLFNHDGGALALGHPYGASGAVLVTRLLARARRGAEPGTDAMAMISMAGGIGISAHFQWMQL, encoded by the coding sequence GTGCCACGCGCATTCGCTAGCCCACCCGAAACCACTCCCGTGATTATCGCGGCAAAGCGCCTGCCAACGGCAAAGGCCGGAGGACCCTACAAGAATTATCGAGCGCACCAACTTGCGGCAGCGGCCATCGCGGATATTATGCGTGAACCCGGCATCGCCGGGGAGAGTATCGCTGATGTCATTATCGGCAATGCCACGGGGGGTGGCGGCAATGTGGCCCGGCTGGCAGCATTGACGGCTGGGTTGCCGGAGCAGATACCTGGGCTAACGGTGGACCGTCAGTGCGGCTCGGGACTAGAAGCCATTGTCCTGGCCTGTCGGCTTGTTCAAGCCGGGGCAGGCGAATTGTATTTGGCGGGAGGCGCAGAAAGCATCAGCACCGCCCCGGCACGGGCCTACCGTGGCCCTGACGGTGAGCTTGAATTCTTTGAGCGGGCCCAATTCGCGCCATATGAGACAGGCGACCCCGACGCCGGCGAAGCTGCGGAAAATGTCGCCACGTACTACGGCATTAGCAGGGCGCGGCAAGATTCATACGCTTTGCAGAGCCATGCTCGAGCCACGGCTGCCGCCCGAAATGGCCACTTCACGCAAGAACTCACTCCTTTTGCGGGCGTCGAAGCCGATCAGGGGCCACGCGGACACCTCACCCCGGAGCTCTTGGCTCGATTCCCCGCCGCCTTTGTGCCCGGCGGCACCGTCACGGCTGGCAACTCCTGCCCTTACAGTGATGGTGCGGCTGTCGTCGCGGTCACCACGCTCGCCCGCGCCAGGACGCTCGCTTCCCAGGTTGAGGCAGCCAAGGGTGGAGTGGTTCCGGGAGGTTCCGCCGTCGGCCTGGTCTTCCGCGACAGCGCAGTGACAGGCAATGACCCCAATCTTCTGGGTGTGGCTGCGGCGCATTCAACACGTGACCTCATGGCCCGAACGGGTATGACCACGGGGGAGCTACGCAACAGCATGCTCGAATACAACGAGGCCTTTGCCGCCCAAGTCCTTGCGACGGCCGATCTACTCGAGCTGGACCCGAATCTCTTCAACCACGACGGCGGGGCGCTGGCCTTGGGGCACCCGTACGGGGCGTCGGGAGCGGTTTTGGTGACGAGGTTGTTGGCCCGGGCACGGCGCGGGGCGGAGCCCGGCACTGATGCGATGGCCATGATCAGCATGGCCGGCGGCATAGGAATCTCAGCACACTTCCAATGGATGCAGCTCTAG
- the sufC gene encoding Fe-S cluster assembly ATPase SufC: MSTLEIKDLHVSIETEQGIKAILKGVSLTINTGETHAIMGPNGSGKSTLASTIAGHPRYTVDSGSITLDGEDVLAMSVDERARAGLFLAMQYPVEIPGVTMTNFLRTAKTAIDGEAPKLRTWTKDVKAAMAQLRIEPEFAERNVNEGFSGGEKKRHEILQLELLRPKFAVLDETDSGLDVDALKVVSEGVNRAIDGGGLGTLLITHYTRILRYIKPQFVHVFVDGAIAEQGGPELADRLEEEGYDRYLVAESATA; the protein is encoded by the coding sequence ATGTCTACTCTGGAAATCAAGGACCTGCACGTCAGCATTGAGACGGAACAGGGCATCAAGGCGATCCTCAAGGGTGTCAGCCTGACCATCAACACCGGTGAAACCCACGCCATCATGGGCCCCAACGGCTCCGGCAAGTCCACCCTGGCCTCCACGATTGCCGGCCACCCCCGCTACACCGTCGACAGCGGTTCCATCACCTTGGACGGCGAAGACGTCCTGGCGATGAGCGTCGACGAGCGTGCCCGCGCCGGCCTGTTCCTGGCCATGCAGTACCCCGTGGAAATCCCCGGTGTCACCATGACCAACTTCCTGCGCACCGCCAAGACCGCGATCGACGGCGAAGCCCCGAAGCTTCGTACGTGGACCAAGGACGTCAAGGCTGCCATGGCGCAGCTGCGCATCGAACCCGAGTTCGCCGAGCGCAACGTCAACGAAGGTTTCTCCGGTGGCGAAAAGAAGCGTCACGAAATCCTCCAGCTGGAACTGCTTCGACCGAAGTTCGCCGTCCTGGACGAGACCGACTCCGGCCTCGACGTTGACGCCCTGAAGGTTGTCTCCGAAGGTGTGAACCGTGCCATCGACGGCGGCGGCCTCGGCACCCTGCTGATCACCCACTACACCCGCATCCTGCGCTACATCAAGCCGCAGTTCGTGCACGTATTCGTTGACGGTGCCATCGCCGAACAGGGCGGACCGGAACTTGCCGACCGCTTGGAAGAAGAAGGTTACGACCGCTACCTGGTTGCTGAGTCGGCAACGGCTTAA
- the ypfJ gene encoding KPN_02809 family neutral zinc metallopeptidase — translation MTFNEGARLDPSQAEDRRGRGGMGRGGKVGLGLGGGIVVLIGALLGINPDLLSSLLGDTGEQPAIEQSGGSALESCRTGQDANDRLDCRILGTANSLNAFWPSYLEPQGISYSAPKTVIFSGSVSTACGLASSAVGPFYCPGDNKAYFDPDFFAQLETQFGSSGGPLAQEYVVAHEFGHHVQDLLGTIGQAQQDPQGAQSASVRTELQADCYAGIWMRYASSQAAPGSDQPFLVALTQTDLNDALSAASSVGDDRIQQAATGRTNPETWSHGSSEQRQKWLYTGYQSADLAACDTFAVPKV, via the coding sequence ATGACATTTAATGAAGGGGCCCGCCTGGACCCATCACAGGCAGAGGACCGCAGGGGCCGCGGCGGAATGGGACGCGGCGGCAAGGTGGGACTTGGACTTGGCGGTGGCATCGTGGTCCTGATTGGCGCCTTGCTGGGCATCAATCCCGACCTCTTGTCATCCCTGCTTGGCGATACCGGCGAGCAACCAGCGATCGAGCAATCCGGGGGCTCCGCGCTTGAAAGCTGCCGGACCGGCCAAGACGCCAATGACCGTCTTGACTGCCGCATCCTTGGCACGGCCAATTCACTTAATGCCTTTTGGCCCAGCTATCTGGAACCGCAAGGGATCTCCTACTCCGCACCAAAAACTGTGATTTTCTCAGGGAGCGTCAGTACGGCGTGTGGGCTGGCCAGTTCGGCCGTGGGACCGTTCTACTGCCCGGGCGACAACAAAGCCTATTTCGACCCTGATTTCTTCGCCCAACTTGAGACGCAGTTTGGTTCCTCAGGTGGCCCCTTGGCCCAGGAATATGTGGTCGCCCATGAATTCGGGCACCATGTTCAAGACCTGCTCGGTACCATCGGTCAGGCTCAGCAAGACCCGCAGGGCGCCCAATCGGCCTCCGTGCGCACCGAGCTGCAGGCTGACTGCTATGCGGGAATCTGGATGCGTTACGCATCCTCCCAAGCCGCTCCCGGCAGCGACCAGCCATTCCTGGTGGCGTTGACCCAGACGGACCTCAACGACGCCCTGTCGGCGGCGTCATCGGTGGGCGACGACAGGATTCAGCAGGCAGCTACGGGGCGCACCAACCCGGAAACCTGGAGTCACGGCTCCAGTGAGCAACGGCAAAAGTGGCTCTACACGGGCTATCAAAGTGCCGATCTGGCAGCGTGCGACACCTTCGCCGTACCCAAGGTGTAG